From Nocardioides daedukensis, the proteins below share one genomic window:
- the rpsO gene encoding 30S ribosomal protein S15: MSIGTDAETKKKIIAEYGKSEGDTGSPEVQIALLSHRISHLTEHLKTHKHDHHSRRGLLLLVGQRRRLLNYLQKTEIDRYRSIVERLGLRR, translated from the coding sequence ATGTCTATCGGTACCGACGCGGAGACCAAGAAGAAGATCATCGCTGAATACGGCAAGTCGGAGGGCGACACCGGTTCGCCCGAGGTCCAGATCGCGCTTCTGTCGCACCGCATCTCGCACCTGACCGAGCACCTCAAGACGCACAAGCACGACCACCACAGTCGTCGTGGTCTGCTGCTGCTCGTCGGCCAGCGCCGTCGTCTGCTGAACTACCTGCAGAAGACCGAGATCGACCGTTACCGGTCGATCGTCGAGCGCCTCGGCCTGCGTCGCTGA